The proteins below are encoded in one region of Deinococcus sp. Leaf326:
- a CDS encoding M20/M25/M40 family metallo-hydrolase, giving the protein MTPTDLAAHIERGLTDLRDLVKMESVSAQERQLPETAAAVRALLEAEGFAVREYPGHVAPVLVAEAGPEDAEFTLLIYNHYDVQPEDPVELWDSPPFALTERDGRLYGRGASDDKGEFVSRLAGLRLARERAGGALPLRVKWLVEGEEEVGSPSLEAFVRDHAAELKADGVWWEFGSVTPEGRPVLYAGLKGIVCVELRCRVADSDLHSSNGAVVDNPLWRLASAVASLRDEGGTVLIPGFHDDVRPPSDADLAAVAALPGGGETLRDTYAVTRPLGEGTEYHHRLNLKPVVNVNGFHGGYGGAGSKTVLPAEGMIKLDFRLVPDQDPARVVTLLRAHLDAQGFGDIEIVELETHQFPGRSDLNAPFVKTAVAVAREVYGQQPLLNPSSGGSGPIHPFMAHVGAPVVALGIGNVGGRVHAPNENILRRDFERGVEYAAALMTALAGRD; this is encoded by the coding sequence ATGACCCCGACTGACCTCGCGGCCCACATAGAACGCGGCCTGACCGACCTGCGCGACCTCGTGAAGATGGAGAGCGTCTCGGCGCAGGAGCGCCAGCTCCCTGAAACGGCCGCCGCCGTGCGCGCCCTGCTGGAGGCCGAGGGCTTCGCCGTGCGCGAGTATCCCGGCCACGTCGCCCCGGTCCTGGTGGCCGAGGCGGGGCCGGAGGACGCCGAGTTCACCCTGCTGATCTACAACCACTACGACGTGCAGCCCGAGGACCCCGTGGAGCTGTGGGACAGCCCGCCCTTTGCCCTGACCGAGCGCGACGGCCGCCTGTACGGGCGCGGCGCGTCGGACGACAAGGGCGAATTCGTATCGCGCCTCGCGGGGCTGCGGCTGGCGCGTGAGCGGGCGGGCGGCGCGCTGCCCCTGCGCGTGAAGTGGCTCGTCGAGGGCGAGGAAGAGGTTGGCAGCCCCAGCCTGGAGGCGTTCGTGCGGGACCACGCCGCCGAACTGAAGGCCGACGGCGTGTGGTGGGAATTCGGCTCGGTGACGCCCGAGGGCCGCCCGGTGCTGTACGCGGGCCTCAAGGGCATCGTGTGCGTGGAGCTGCGCTGCCGCGTGGCCGACAGCGACCTGCATTCGAGCAACGGCGCGGTCGTGGACAACCCGCTGTGGCGCCTCGCCTCGGCGGTCGCCAGCCTGCGCGACGAGGGCGGCACGGTTCTCATTCCCGGCTTCCACGACGATGTGCGTCCCCCCAGCGACGCCGACCTCGCGGCGGTCGCGGCGCTGCCGGGCGGCGGCGAGACGCTGCGGGACACCTACGCCGTGACCCGGCCGCTGGGCGAGGGCACCGAGTACCACCACCGCCTGAACCTCAAGCCGGTCGTGAACGTCAACGGCTTTCACGGCGGCTACGGCGGCGCCGGCAGCAAGACGGTCCTGCCCGCGGAGGGCATGATCAAACTCGACTTCCGTCTGGTGCCCGATCAGGACCCGGCGCGGGTGGTCACGCTGCTGCGCGCGCATCTGGACGCCCAGGGGTTCGGCGACATCGAGATCGTCGAGCTCGAGACCCACCAGTTCCCCGGCCGCAGCGACCTGAACGCCCCCTTCGTGAAGACGGCGGTGGCGGTGGCGCGCGAGGTCTACGGTCAGCAACCGCTGCTCAATCCGTCGAGCGGCGGCAGCGGGCCTATCCATCCCTTCATGGCCCATGTGGGGGCGCCGGTCGTGGCCCTGGGCATCGGCAACGTCGGCGGGCGGGTCCACGCGCCGAACGAGAACATCCTGCGCCGCGATTTCGAACGCGGCGTGGAGTACGCGGCGGCGCTCATGACCGCGCTGGCCGGCAGGGACTGA
- a CDS encoding RtcB family protein, protein MNGKHLIKLGFEKEAVGLALKAAAAREGAGLSRADILQELGAVQGAPQEYAGGGVYAPLAQTLLAQAAAQQVRAASALRAVPLPYAVWGADLIEPGARAQMDVAMRLPVSRAGAMMPDAHVGYGLPIGGVLAAENAVIPYGVGVDIGCSMMLSVLPMPADALKVAEASDLLLRHTRFGAGVGFEKRERQDHAVLHEAAWEEQPLLRHLFPKAESQIGTSGSGNHFAEFGTLSLTQPDPELGLEAGEYLALLSHSGSRGFGAQVAGHFTALAGRLHPGIDKAAQKLAWLPLDSEEGQAYWQAMNLAGRYALANHDLIHARLARALGVAPLAQASNSHNLAWKEVVDGQELIVHRKGATPAAKGQLGLIPGSMADPGYLVRGRGHAPALASASHGAGRQLGRRAAQSALSKKDVQAYLRDRGVTLIGGGIDEAPQAYKRIEEVIARQTDLVDVLAEFRPRVVRMDTGSEDV, encoded by the coding sequence ATGAACGGGAAGCACCTCATCAAGTTGGGATTTGAGAAGGAAGCGGTCGGGCTGGCCCTGAAGGCCGCCGCCGCACGCGAGGGCGCCGGTCTGAGCCGCGCCGACATCCTGCAGGAACTGGGCGCCGTGCAGGGCGCGCCGCAGGAGTACGCCGGGGGCGGCGTATACGCCCCGCTAGCGCAGACGCTGCTGGCCCAGGCGGCCGCACAGCAGGTCCGAGCAGCGAGCGCCCTGCGCGCCGTGCCCCTGCCCTACGCGGTGTGGGGCGCCGACCTCATCGAGCCGGGAGCGCGCGCCCAGATGGACGTGGCGATGCGCCTGCCCGTGTCGCGCGCCGGGGCGATGATGCCCGACGCCCACGTGGGCTACGGCCTGCCCATCGGCGGGGTGCTGGCGGCCGAGAACGCGGTCATTCCCTATGGCGTGGGTGTGGACATCGGCTGCTCAATGATGCTCAGCGTGCTGCCTATGCCCGCGGACGCCCTGAAGGTGGCCGAGGCGAGCGACCTGCTGCTGCGCCACACGCGCTTCGGCGCGGGCGTGGGGTTCGAGAAGCGTGAGCGTCAGGACCACGCCGTGCTGCACGAAGCGGCCTGGGAGGAGCAGCCCCTGCTCCGGCACCTCTTTCCCAAAGCCGAGAGCCAGATCGGGACCTCGGGCAGCGGCAACCATTTCGCCGAGTTCGGCACGCTGAGTCTCACGCAGCCCGACCCTGAACTGGGCCTGGAGGCGGGCGAGTACCTCGCGCTGCTGTCGCACAGCGGCTCACGCGGGTTCGGGGCGCAGGTCGCGGGACACTTCACCGCGCTGGCAGGGCGGCTGCACCCCGGTATCGACAAGGCCGCGCAGAAGCTCGCGTGGCTGCCGCTGGACAGCGAGGAGGGCCAGGCCTACTGGCAGGCCATGAACCTCGCGGGGCGCTACGCCCTGGCGAACCACGACCTCATCCATGCCCGGCTGGCGCGTGCGCTGGGCGTGGCCCCGCTGGCGCAGGCGAGCAACAGCCACAACCTCGCCTGGAAGGAGGTCGTGGACGGCCAGGAGCTGATCGTGCACCGCAAGGGCGCCACCCCCGCCGCGAAGGGGCAACTGGGCCTGATTCCCGGCAGCATGGCCGACCCCGGCTACCTCGTGCGCGGACGCGGCCACGCTCCCGCGCTGGCGAGCGCCAGCCACGGCGCGGGAAGGCAGCTCGGTCGCCGCGCCGCCCAGAGTGCCCTGAGCAAGAAGGACGTGCAGGCGTACCTGCGGGACCGGGGCGTGACCCTGATCGGCGGCGGGATTGACGAGGCCCCACAGGCCTACAAGCGTATTGAGGAGGTCATCGCGCGTCAGACCGACCTCGTGGACGTGCTGGCCGAGTTCCGCCCCCGCGTCGTGCGGATGGACACCGGCAGCGAGGACGTGTAG
- a CDS encoding cytochrome c, with protein sequence MNGRKNRWTAGNVTSWLLGVTLGLIVGLVLLIVIPRTIPSDATPGPEGTAATPVKNEAAGAAGAAAATEAAGSAESGMADGENAAGATSGTAMASGTAAETAQGDGNPGQGPTPSQPSTAESPTQETGAAASGAASSGAPSETGASNAADGDAAAGQQVFAGNCAGCHGQNAQGGIGPSLVVATDGPKAWTLAQFTTVLREGRTPERTLGAVMPRFSAAQISDQQVADIQAYIKTLQ encoded by the coding sequence ATGAATGGCCGGAAGAACCGCTGGACTGCTGGAAACGTGACCTCGTGGCTGCTGGGGGTCACGCTGGGCCTGATCGTGGGCCTCGTGCTCCTTATCGTCATTCCGCGCACCATCCCCTCCGACGCGACGCCCGGCCCCGAGGGCACGGCGGCGACTCCCGTGAAGAACGAAGCGGCGGGCGCGGCCGGAGCCGCCGCCGCGACCGAGGCGGCCGGCAGTGCCGAGAGCGGCATGGCGGACGGCGAAAATGCAGCGGGCGCCACTTCGGGAACGGCAATGGCGAGCGGCACTGCTGCAGAGACCGCGCAGGGCGACGGCAACCCCGGCCAGGGACCGACCCCCAGCCAGCCCAGCACCGCCGAGTCGCCCACCCAGGAAACCGGCGCGGCCGCCTCGGGCGCCGCGTCGTCGGGCGCGCCCTCGGAAACGGGCGCCTCGAACGCGGCCGACGGCGACGCGGCGGCGGGCCAGCAGGTCTTCGCGGGCAACTGCGCGGGCTGCCACGGCCAGAACGCCCAGGGCGGCATCGGTCCCAGCCTGGTCGTGGCCACCGACGGTCCCAAGGCTTGGACGCTGGCCCAGTTCACGACCGTGCTGCGTGAGGGCCGCACCCCCGAGCGTACCCTGGGGGCCGTCATGCCCCGCTTCAGTGCCGCGCAGATCAGCGATCAGCAGGTGGCGGACATCCAGGCGTACATCAAGACCCTGCAGTAA
- a CDS encoding MGMT family protein, whose product MPTDPAEPTFRERVLTLVARIPPGRVTTYGQLALLAGQPGAARQAGYVMNALMDGDSGLPWQRVINAQGRVSTHKLGFGDLQEGLLRAEGIEFDASGRCDLARWQWWPEDGAPLPPPRLL is encoded by the coding sequence ATGCCGACCGACCCTGCCGAACCCACCTTCCGCGAGCGGGTGCTGACGCTGGTGGCCCGGATTCCGCCGGGCCGGGTCACGACCTACGGCCAGCTGGCGCTGCTGGCCGGGCAGCCGGGAGCCGCGCGGCAGGCAGGGTATGTCATGAACGCCCTCATGGACGGCGACTCGGGGCTGCCCTGGCAGCGGGTCATCAACGCGCAGGGGCGGGTCAGCACCCACAAGCTGGGGTTCGGCGACCTGCAGGAGGGTTTGCTGCGCGCCGAGGGCATCGAGTTCGACGCCTCGGGCCGCTGTGACCTCGCCCGCTGGCAGTGGTGGCCGGAGGACGGAGCGCCCCTGCCGCCCCCGCGGCTGCTCTAG
- a CDS encoding LCP family protein, which produces MTGRRAGNRRWLLPVAALLLVAGVAGTWAYTTHREVQQTGVKVYKALEDDGMPLRPGVLDDPVFRALPAPTQPPSLGRYIPPKDQPAAAGAPTPGPFIERDSSAQLAQRKVHILLIGNDQPALGSGRGDTLLSLTFDPVAKTLYFLSIPRDTRVELPGHGLVKINAAYAYGGASLQTTAVERFLGVPFDKYVEVSLNGFVQAIDAVGGVDVDSSLDFELDGQHITRGRLHLEGEQALAYARMRHDDPEGDLGRNARQQQVVRALMRALGGLDTPELTKVLDRLSDSVRTNFSPSEVVKLRAAHAYMLDHQTGERVRGENRKIGGVWYYVVSDRERQRLNLLLR; this is translated from the coding sequence ATGACCGGGCGCAGAGCTGGCAACAGACGGTGGCTGCTGCCGGTAGCCGCGCTGCTGCTCGTTGCCGGCGTGGCGGGGACCTGGGCCTACACGACCCACCGCGAGGTCCAGCAGACCGGCGTCAAGGTCTACAAGGCGCTGGAGGACGACGGAATGCCGCTGCGCCCCGGCGTGCTCGACGATCCCGTGTTCAGGGCGCTGCCGGCTCCCACGCAGCCTCCGTCGCTGGGGCGCTACATTCCGCCCAAGGACCAGCCGGCAGCGGCGGGCGCGCCCACGCCGGGCCCCTTCATTGAGCGAGACTCGTCGGCCCAGCTCGCGCAGCGCAAGGTACATATCCTGCTCATCGGCAACGACCAGCCCGCGCTGGGCAGTGGGCGGGGCGACACCCTCCTGAGCCTGACCTTCGACCCGGTGGCCAAGACGCTGTACTTCCTGAGCATTCCGCGCGACACGCGCGTCGAGCTGCCTGGGCACGGCCTGGTCAAGATCAATGCCGCCTACGCCTACGGGGGGGCCAGTCTCCAGACGACGGCGGTCGAGCGCTTTCTGGGCGTGCCCTTCGACAAGTACGTCGAGGTGAGCCTGAACGGCTTCGTGCAGGCCATTGACGCAGTGGGGGGCGTGGACGTGGACTCGTCGCTGGATTTCGAGCTCGACGGCCAGCACATCACGCGCGGGCGGCTGCACCTGGAGGGCGAACAGGCGCTGGCCTACGCCCGGATGCGGCACGACGACCCCGAGGGCGACCTGGGCCGCAACGCCCGGCAGCAGCAGGTGGTCCGCGCCCTGATGCGCGCTCTGGGCGGCCTGGACACCCCCGAGCTGACGAAGGTGCTCGACCGCCTGAGTGACAGCGTGCGCACCAATTTCTCGCCCTCGGAGGTGGTCAAGCTGCGCGCGGCGCACGCATATATGCTCGACCACCAGACGGGCGAGCGCGTGCGCGGCGAGAACCGCAAGATCGGCGGCGTGTGGTACTACGTCGTGTCCGACCGCGAGCGGCAGCGCCTGAACCTCCTGCTGCGCTGA
- a CDS encoding glycosyltransferase family 4 protein, translating into MPRKPERPPGARPHILLLITKAERGGAQTHVLELMRLRDRARITVASGEDGFLLEQARALGLETVVVPQLVAPLDPRRDLAALWALTRLLRRLRPDLVHLHSSKAGLLGRVAARLAGVPAVFTAHGWAFTEGAGRARRLLAIWSERLAAPLSAAIIAVSDYDRDLGARLRVAPQARTIHNALPGEPRPGLATARPAGPVRFVMVARFAPPKDQGLLLRAAAPLRGAEVWLIGDGPELETTRALAATLEMGERARFLGSRDDVPELLAQGDVFCLCSHYEGFPISVLEGMRAGLPVIASDVGGVGEAVVDGRTGLLVAHNDVVSWRLALARLLDDPAGRAAMGHAGGERFAAHFTLPHLLERTWAVYREVLARRR; encoded by the coding sequence ATGCCCAGGAAGCCTGAGCGGCCGCCGGGAGCGCGGCCCCACATTCTGCTGCTCATCACGAAGGCCGAGCGCGGCGGCGCCCAGACCCATGTGCTGGAACTGATGCGGCTGCGTGACCGCGCCCGCATCACAGTGGCCTCGGGCGAGGACGGGTTTCTGCTCGAACAGGCGCGGGCGCTGGGCCTGGAGACGGTGGTCGTGCCGCAGCTCGTGGCTCCTCTGGACCCCCGGCGCGACCTCGCCGCGCTGTGGGCGCTGACCCGGCTGCTGCGGCGGCTGCGGCCCGACCTCGTGCACCTGCACAGCTCCAAGGCGGGGCTGCTGGGGCGCGTGGCGGCGCGCCTCGCGGGGGTGCCGGCCGTCTTCACGGCGCACGGCTGGGCCTTTACCGAGGGTGCGGGACGGGCGCGGCGACTGCTGGCGATCTGGTCCGAGCGCCTGGCGGCGCCCCTGAGTGCGGCCATCATCGCCGTGTCGGACTATGACCGCGACCTGGGCGCGCGGCTGCGGGTCGCTCCGCAGGCCCGGACCATCCACAACGCCCTGCCCGGGGAGCCCCGGCCGGGGCTGGCGACGGCGCGGCCGGCCGGTCCGGTGCGGTTCGTGATGGTCGCGCGCTTTGCCCCGCCCAAGGACCAGGGGCTGCTGCTGCGCGCTGCCGCTCCTCTGCGCGGCGCCGAGGTCTGGCTGATCGGTGACGGCCCCGAGCTCGAGACGACCCGCGCGCTGGCGGCCACGCTGGAGATGGGCGAGCGGGCGCGCTTTCTGGGCAGCCGCGACGACGTACCCGAACTGCTAGCTCAGGGAGACGTGTTCTGTCTGTGCTCGCACTACGAAGGCTTTCCCATCAGTGTGCTGGAGGGTATGCGGGCCGGGCTGCCGGTGATTGCCAGCGATGTGGGCGGCGTGGGCGAGGCGGTCGTGGACGGCCGCACCGGACTGCTCGTGGCCCACAACGACGTGGTGTCGTGGCGGCTGGCGTTGGCGCGGCTGCTCGACGACCCGGCCGGGCGCGCGGCGATGGGCCACGCCGGCGGCGAGCGGTTCGCCGCGCACTTCACGCTGCCGCACCTGCTGGAGCGCACCTGGGCGGTGTACCGCGAGGTGCTCGCCCGGCGCCGCTGA
- a CDS encoding lipopolysaccharide biosynthesis protein — protein sequence MTPPGIPTSPLRAAVLWTLGGNLVFAATQWSMLVVLARLGDPADVGRYTLGLAVTTPVFLLLSLQLRGAQATEPPDSPYRFGHYFTLRTLLAGLALALCAGWVLLSGAGEGQPTAGLAAVTGWLALAKLFDGLSDVCYGHLQATGRLAQVSRSLMLRGVLSALGLAGAFALTRDVGWAAAAVAGGYLGGLLLYDLPRTRAGTGHWWRPEWPRLRSLARLTWPLGVAVGLIALNASLPRYFLGREAGLGAVGLYSALSYVTVAGSMVVTALGQAATTPLARLAAQGDAAGFRALLGRLLLLGTALGGAGVLGALLLGRPVLELLYGPAYGRDVPLFALLMLGAAPGYVASFAGFGMTALREFGAQVPLFLGTTATLALACALLIPEGGLAGAAWATVIGGAAQLLGSLWIVRRALRRGPPPAQTPAAPPHPPSRTVETARD from the coding sequence ATGACCCCACCCGGCATCCCCACGTCTCCGCTGCGCGCCGCCGTGTTGTGGACACTGGGGGGCAACCTGGTGTTTGCGGCCACGCAGTGGTCCATGCTCGTGGTGCTCGCGCGGCTGGGTGATCCGGCCGATGTGGGGCGCTACACGCTGGGGCTGGCCGTGACCACCCCGGTCTTCTTGCTTCTCAGCCTGCAACTGCGCGGCGCACAGGCCACCGAACCACCGGACAGCCCCTACCGGTTCGGCCATTACTTCACGCTGCGCACACTGCTCGCGGGGCTGGCCCTGGCGCTGTGCGCGGGCTGGGTGCTCCTGAGCGGCGCAGGCGAAGGCCAGCCCACCGCCGGGTTGGCGGCCGTGACCGGCTGGCTGGCCCTCGCCAAGCTGTTCGACGGCCTGAGCGACGTGTGCTACGGGCACCTTCAGGCGACCGGTCGCCTGGCCCAGGTGTCGCGCTCGCTGATGCTGCGCGGGGTGCTTTCGGCCCTGGGCCTGGCCGGGGCCTTCGCGCTGACGCGCGACGTGGGCTGGGCCGCCGCCGCCGTGGCCGGAGGCTACCTGGGCGGCCTGCTGCTCTACGACCTGCCGCGCACCCGAGCCGGCACCGGCCACTGGTGGAGGCCCGAGTGGCCCCGGTTACGCTCGCTGGCGCGCCTGACCTGGCCGCTGGGGGTGGCCGTGGGCCTCATCGCCCTGAACGCCAGCCTGCCGCGCTATTTCCTGGGGCGCGAGGCCGGACTGGGGGCCGTGGGCCTGTATTCGGCGCTGTCCTACGTGACCGTGGCCGGCAGCATGGTGGTCACGGCGCTGGGACAGGCCGCGACCACCCCCCTGGCCCGGCTGGCCGCGCAGGGCGACGCGGCCGGGTTCCGGGCCCTGCTGGGCCGGCTGCTGCTCTTGGGCACGGCGCTCGGAGGAGCCGGGGTGCTGGGGGCGTTGCTGCTGGGCCGGCCCGTGCTGGAGCTGCTGTACGGCCCCGCCTACGGGCGCGACGTGCCGCTGTTCGCCCTGCTGATGCTGGGGGCGGCGCCGGGCTACGTCGCCTCCTTCGCGGGCTTCGGCATGACGGCCCTGCGCGAGTTCGGGGCGCAGGTGCCGCTCTTTCTGGGGACCACGGCTACGCTGGCGCTCGCCTGCGCCCTGCTCATTCCGGAAGGGGGCTTGGCAGGCGCGGCCTGGGCCACCGTGATCGGCGGGGCGGCGCAGCTGCTGGGCAGTCTGTGGATCGTCCGGCGGGCGCTGCGGCGCGGTCCCCCGCCGGCCCAGACCCCCGCCGCCCCGCCCCATCCGCCCTCCCGTACAGTAGAGACCGCCCGTGACTGA
- a CDS encoding glycosyltransferase, giving the protein MTDSAFSSPPTPATGPPLRVLHVLSAMNRGGIETWLMQVLRRQDPARVTFELLLFTPEGGAYDAELRALGVTVRRCPSPRRVGAFLSCLWRTLRTGHYDVVHSHVHHFSGIILFVAWLAGVRGRIAHSHLNTEGLDRASAAPRRLYLRAMKAAIARWSSEGLAVSDQAAGALFGPGWRTQAQWRVLPLGLDPAPYTRPTNRAGLRASLGLAPEALVLGHIGWFRPAKNHPFLLRVFAEVLARRPESRLLLIGEGEQQEGVQALAGELGVLGAVVFAGPRDDVPALLQVMDVFVFPSHIEGLGLALIEAQMAGLPCVTADHLPPEAWLPGASVTALPLAAGAAAWAQTILEVAGQPAQFPAPHPYDLTHSLPLLLERYEHYRR; this is encoded by the coding sequence GTGACTGACTCCGCGTTTTCTTCTCCCCCCACCCCGGCTACCGGGCCACCCCTGCGCGTTCTGCATGTCCTGAGCGCCATGAACCGGGGCGGCATCGAGACCTGGCTCATGCAGGTGCTGCGCCGTCAGGATCCGGCGCGCGTCACCTTCGAGCTCCTGCTGTTCACGCCGGAGGGCGGCGCCTACGACGCCGAGCTGCGCGCGCTGGGCGTCACCGTGCGGCGCTGTCCCTCACCGCGCCGGGTGGGCGCCTTCCTGAGCTGCCTGTGGCGCACCCTGCGGACCGGGCACTACGACGTGGTTCACAGCCATGTCCACCACTTCAGCGGGATCATCCTGTTCGTGGCGTGGCTGGCGGGCGTGCGCGGCCGTATCGCCCACAGTCACCTGAATACCGAGGGTCTCGACCGCGCCTCGGCCGCGCCCCGGAGGCTGTACCTGCGGGCCATGAAGGCAGCCATCGCCCGCTGGAGCAGCGAGGGGCTGGCGGTCAGCGACCAGGCGGCGGGGGCGCTGTTCGGGCCGGGCTGGCGCACGCAGGCGCAGTGGCGCGTGCTGCCGCTGGGCCTGGACCCCGCGCCCTACACCCGCCCCACCAACCGCGCGGGCCTACGCGCCTCGCTGGGACTGGCCCCGGAAGCCCTGGTGCTGGGCCACATCGGCTGGTTCCGGCCGGCCAAGAACCACCCCTTCCTGCTGCGGGTCTTTGCCGAGGTGCTCGCGCGGCGCCCCGAATCCCGGCTGCTGCTCATCGGGGAGGGCGAACAGCAGGAAGGGGTGCAGGCGCTGGCGGGCGAGCTGGGGGTGCTGGGCGCAGTCGTCTTCGCGGGGCCGCGCGACGACGTGCCGGCGCTGCTGCAGGTCATGGACGTGTTCGTCTTTCCCTCGCACATCGAGGGTCTGGGGCTGGCCCTGATTGAGGCGCAGATGGCCGGGCTGCCCTGCGTGACGGCCGACCACCTGCCGCCCGAGGCGTGGCTGCCTGGCGCCAGCGTCACGGCCCTGCCCCTGGCGGCCGGAGCGGCGGCCTGGGCACAGACCATCCTGGAGGTCGCCGGACAGCCCGCACAGTTTCCCGCGCCGCATCCCTATGACCTGACCCACTCGCTGCCGCTGCTGCTGGAGCGCTATGAACACTATCGCCGCTGA
- a CDS encoding O-antigen ligase family protein, which produces MNTIAAESRAAAPAQTGAAARLHALTATGLGLFLLTQCFTLPVLALGPSWTLWQTLPDLILWVTGLCAALYLKPQGTAAQRQLWLGLLALFGMSVLALGVLFIYADPLLGTELRFGAFSLYRLVQVLLVFWAASRLEYTPQLLARWYRLATVAFAVTCGGIILTTFSGASIKFLGQHLPRGLGVSGPWEAYYLYQERGLGFVGFNHGYAALQVMLLGAFVLYLRRRLGRGGGEWVLLLALAASFLCNSRAGLAGCVVFVALELLRFPLRAALTALGLSVVGLVSWTWIAPNLTATAERQATILDASDPGNLAGRTDIWQSIFGELLGDPYRLLVGSGLGSAVINKGNNAHNMILQVLFETGVVGLVNMGAFFALLLALLLRAGPEGRVILNVTAGFLITSLTQETFFPNVGFGSFLPLYALVIAVVMGTGTAGRVALRRST; this is translated from the coding sequence ATGAACACTATCGCCGCTGAGAGCCGCGCCGCCGCGCCTGCCCAGACCGGCGCGGCGGCGCGGCTGCACGCCCTGACGGCCACGGGGCTGGGGCTGTTTCTCCTCACGCAGTGCTTCACGCTGCCGGTGCTGGCCCTGGGGCCGTCGTGGACGCTGTGGCAGACCCTCCCGGACCTGATCCTGTGGGTCACGGGGCTGTGCGCCGCGCTGTACCTCAAGCCGCAGGGCACGGCCGCCCAGCGCCAGCTGTGGCTGGGGCTGCTGGCGCTGTTCGGCATGAGCGTGCTGGCGCTGGGCGTGCTGTTCATCTACGCCGACCCACTGCTGGGCACCGAGCTGCGGTTCGGGGCGTTCTCGCTCTACCGGCTCGTGCAGGTGCTACTGGTGTTCTGGGCGGCCTCGCGGCTGGAGTACACGCCGCAGCTGCTCGCGCGCTGGTACCGCCTGGCCACCGTGGCCTTCGCCGTGACCTGCGGGGGCATCATCCTGACCACCTTTTCGGGCGCCAGCATCAAGTTCCTGGGCCAGCACCTGCCGCGCGGCCTGGGTGTGTCGGGCCCCTGGGAGGCCTACTACCTGTATCAGGAACGGGGGCTGGGCTTCGTGGGCTTCAACCACGGCTACGCGGCCCTGCAGGTCATGCTGCTGGGCGCGTTCGTGCTGTACCTGCGCCGGCGCCTGGGCCGGGGGGGCGGCGAGTGGGTGCTACTGCTCGCCCTGGCGGCCAGCTTCCTGTGCAATTCGCGCGCCGGGCTGGCGGGCTGCGTGGTGTTCGTGGCGCTTGAACTCCTGCGCTTTCCGCTGCGCGCGGCCCTCACGGCGCTGGGCCTGAGCGTGGTGGGCCTGGTCTCCTGGACCTGGATCGCCCCGAACCTGACGGCCACAGCCGAGCGTCAGGCCACCATTCTCGACGCCTCGGACCCCGGCAACCTCGCCGGGCGCACCGACATCTGGCAGAGCATCTTCGGCGAGCTGCTGGGCGACCCGTACCGCCTGCTCGTGGGGTCCGGGCTGGGGTCGGCCGTCATCAACAAGGGCAACAACGCGCACAACATGATTTTGCAGGTGCTGTTCGAGACCGGCGTGGTGGGTCTGGTGAACATGGGGGCCTTCTTCGCGCTGCTCCTCGCGCTGCTGCTGCGCGCCGGCCCGGAGGGGCGGGTCATCCTCAACGTCACGGCCGGCTTCCTGATCACCAGCCTGACCCAGGAGACCTTTTTTCCGAACGTCGGCTTCGGCAGTTTCCTGCCGCTCTACGCCCTGGTCATCGCCGTGGTGATGGGTACAGGCACGGCGGGGCGCGTCGCCCTGCGGAGGTCCACATGA